The Halodesulfovibrio marinisediminis DSM 17456 genomic interval CGTTGGGGTATGACGTTGCGGAAAGGAAAAACCTATTTAGTCGTTGAGTCCGTAAGGCAGGGAAGTCCTGCTGCAAGGTTGGGATTACGGGCAGGAGACGTGCTTGTTAACATTAGCGGAAAGAAAGTAACCAGTATGACGGCCTTATATCAGGCTTTCTTTACACACAGGTTGGATTCTTCGTTGATTCTCTTTGTTGGCAGAGACGGAAAAGGCTACCGAGTACGTATGGATATATAATGCTATGATCACTGGAAATATTGATTTCTGTGTGATAGAAACGCAAAAAAAAATGCAAAGCTTGAAGATAATGCCTTTCAGCTCTTGACACTGAAGACGTGACAGGGCTAATTGCAGATTTCGATGAGACTAATGCACCAAACCTAGTCACTAGGTGTTGATGCTTATTTACAGGTTCATCGAGAACCAAAATCAAACCTGGAGGATTACCATGGGTTACAATGTTACCGTTGATACAGACAAATGTACTGGCGACGCAGAATGCGTAGACGTATGTCCAGTTGAAGTTTTCGAAATGCAGGACGGCAAAGCTGAGCCAGTAAACGCAGACGAATGTCTCGGTTGTGAATCCTGTGTTGAAGTTTGTGAAGCTGACGCTATCGTTGTTGAAGAAATGTAATTCAACACGTGCGTTTTTTCGCATACTTTGATTTTTGAACCGGACAGCGGGTAAACTCGCTGTCCGGTTTCATATATGGGGCAGCTAATCTGCCAGAAAATAAGCTGTAATCTTTTCAGTGATATTTAATAGAGCAAAAAATTACTTCCCTCTGCAACCGTTGGTATTCAACGCATCTCTGCAAATTTTTTTATTCCGTTGCCGTTCTTCCCTTGCCAGTTGGGGATTTCGTTACTAATGATTTGTTGCAGGCAGGTACAAGGTTGCCAGTACCTGCTTTAATACTTACCTAGAAATTTATTGCTCCAATCATAGATGTATAAAAAGGCTACCGGATCGGGACACGTAACGGGTCTACGGGAGGTAGGGAGTTTTCTGATGAAATTGGATTTTTCTGAATTTTTTGCACAATACGAAGCACTTGTTGCTGAAGTGGATTCCGTTTTTAATCGTGTAGCCGACATGCACGGCGACTGTATTAACTGTGGTTCCGGCTGCAGCGACTGTTGCCATGCATTGTTTGATGTAAGCCTGATTGAAGCGTTGTACATAAATCACAAATTTCTTGAACGGTACCCGTTCGGTGAAGAGCGCTCTAATATCATAGAAGCTGCCAACACCGTGGACCGTAAAATTTACAAACGTAAGCGCCAGTTGTACCGCGATTCTATGAAAGGCTCCGAGCCTCGCGAACTGCTTGAAGCGATGGCTAAAGAACGTGTTCGCTGTCCACTGTTGAACAGCGAAGATAAATGTACCATGTACGACATTCGTCCAATTACTTGTCGCTTGTACGGTATTCCTACAAATATTGGTGGCAAAGCACATACTTGTGGACTTTCAAAATTTGAACCGGGCAAACCGTACCCTACCGTATCATTAGACGTTATTCAGGATCGTCTTGCAAAAATTAGCCTCGAGCTGTGCAAGTCAATCAAGTCTAATTACAAAGAATTGCCTGGTGTTTTTGTTCCTGTGTCTATGGCTCTTATTACAAACTATGACGAAGAATATCTTGGTCTTAAAGAACCTAAGAAAAAAGGTGCGTAATGAGTATTTCCGCGAGCATGTACCGAACCGGTGCTGATCACGAACTGACGCCGGAAGAAGAAGAACAAAAGCGGTTTATGTATGATCAGATGTCTCCGCGACGTCGTAAGTTCATTGACCGTATCGGATATGACAACTGGGATCCGTTTCCGAAACCGAACGATCCTATGGAACTGCGTATGGACCTTTCCAAACGCACAACACAGCAGCTCGTTCGCGAGTTTCTCCAGTCTCACAGAGGCCAGTATTCCAACGACTATGGTCGCGGCGCATTAGAAACAGCCGTTGGCATTGTCAATAAGGATGAGAAGTACCGCGGCATTTTCGACTTCTGCGTTTGGTATTACAACCTCTTGATTGAAGAAGGGCATATTAATCATGACGACTAAAGAATTCGCAAGTATCGAAGAATATATTGCATTTTTGCATAAAGAGATTGATGAGAACCCGGAATGTGCAAACCATCACTACAACCTTGGTGTAGCACTTCTTTCCGCTCGTGACTGGAGTGGTGCAGAGGCTGCGTTCCTCGAGTGTATCCGTAACTCCAGCCGTTTTGCAGAAGCTTATATTCAGCTCGGCGGTATCTGCATGCAGCGTAACGACCTTGAAGGTTGCATGCAGTACAACAAAGAAGCAGCACAGTGCCGTGCTAAGTTCCCAGTGCCTTGGGCAAACATGGCATTTGTTCACCTCCAGCAGGGTGAAGCAGAAGAAGCTATTAAGTGTGCTAAAAAAGCTCTTCGCTGGGATCCTGATTTTGTTCAGGCTCAGGCTACTATTGCTTCCGCGCACTACATGCTTGGCGAACTTGATGATAGTGAAAAAGTTTCTAAAAAAGCTATTGCTTCCTACCCTACTTTTGCACCAGCATACAACAACCTCGCTCTTGTAGCTCTTGAGCGTGGCGACTTTGATGTTGCAATCGAAAACGTAGACAAAGCTATCGAGCTCGGCTTCGAAGTTGATCCTAACTTCCTTGCTGAACTTGCTCCGCATCGCGCATAAGTAGTCACAGTGTCGCATTTACTGCGATGCAAGCTACAGGTAACGCCGGTTTCACGGCGTGTTCGATGAAAAAGATAAGGCTGTCCTTTGTTCAAAGGGCAGCCTTTTTTTGTTTGCAGAGAGTTAAGCCATCAGGCGGCTTACAAAAAATAACAAAACATTTAGGCTGGCTGTAACAGCCTGAATAGATACGTCATGTTTTGTAAGGTGTGAAATGCCAAGCGTTGCGTGGTAAGTAAATTTGTGTTCAGTACTGTTCTAGCAGGTTGTCATTCCTTGAAAAGAACGTCACTAGTTAGTATTCTGCTCTGTCCATGTGTTAATTTTGTTGATTTTTACATAATTGTATACAACAACTGTTCATCAGCTTTTTACAAGGCAGGAGTGCTTTGCTTACCGTTACAAACTTATCGCATAACTTCGGATCGTACTGGGCATTGAAAAATTGCACTTTTTCATTGAACAAGGGCGAGTTTCTTTTTCTGACAGGATCATCAGGTGCCGGTAAAACTACGTTGTTGCGTCTGTTGTATGCGTCACTTCCGGTTATGCGTGGTAGTGCAACGGTAGCGGGGTATAATTTAAAATCGTTACCCGCTCGAAAAATTCCCGACCTGCGCAGGCAGGTGAGTGTTGTGTTTCAGGATTTCAAGATTCTGCCGTACCGCACCGTTTATCAAAATATCGCTATGGCGCTTGAAGTTCGAGGCTTCAGTAAGGTGCATATTGATAGGCGAGTGCGCGCAGTTGTGCGCGGATTAGGGCTTGAGTCACGCATCAATATGATGTGTGGAGAACTTTCCGGTGGTGAGCAGCAACGTGTTGCTGTTGCCCGTTCTGTTGTGGTGAATCCTAAGATTCTTCTTGCTGATGAACCTACAGGTAACCTCGATGAAGAACTGGCAGCACGCATGATAGGTATTTTTAAACAATTCCACATGCACGGAACAACCGTTGTGCTTGCAACGCACAGCAGCGATATTGTGCGGATGCATCCTGAGGCGCGACAGCTTAGACTGGAGCACGGTAAAATTGTTGCTGCCAACTGGCGCGGGGCTGAGATTTTTTCCGATAGCATTGCGGAGGTACACTCATAATGTCTGTATTCTTCAAGCTTGTCGGACAAGGTTTTCGCGATGTAGCTCTGCACCCTTGGGCGCAGTTGATGACGTTGCTTGCTGTTACGTTCATCACATTTCTTGCTGGGCTCATGCTGCTCGGTGTTGGGAATTTGGATAACGAGTTACGGGTAACGCGTGGTGAAATTGCTTTCCAGCTGTATTGGAAAGAAGATGCTTCTTCTAGGCAGGTTAAAGCAGCCTGGGATACTCTGCGTGGTATGGATGGCGTGATGGAGGTTCTTACCTACACGCCGGAGGAAGCTCTGAAAGACTTAAGCTCCACCTTCCCGAAAGGGAATTCCGGCTTGCTTCTGGCAGACAACAGTCCCTTGCCGTATACGGCAGTGATTAAGTTTGCGCATCGATCAGGTGACCTGAGCAGATGGAAGAATACGACTCTGGCTGAACTGCAACGTCTGCCGGAGGTTGAAACGGTTCGTTCCAGCAGCCTGAAGGATGAAGTTAGTCGGGCATGGCAGAAATTTTCCAGTTCGGTAACTGTTCCGGTTCTGGTTTTCTTAGTGCTTATTCTTTCCATTGCGGTGGGAAACACCATGAAGCTATCGCTCATCAGCAGGCAAGACGAAATAGAAATACTCAAGCTGGTGGGTGCCAAAAACTGGTATATTCGAACTCCCCTTCTTGTTGGCGGGGCACTGCTTGGCAGTGTTGGTGGTATGCTTGGTATTCTTGGCTTATATGCAACATGGTGGAACCTTAAAGATACGTTTAATTTTGCTCCGCTTCATTGGGAACTCCAATTCCTGCCTGTAGACCAAGCATTATTACTGGTGCTTATTCCGATGTGTGTCGGATGTATCAGTAGCTGGGTTGCTGTACGTAACTAATGCTGTGCACTGTTGCAGCAGCTAATATTTCATTTGACCAGAAACACTACAGGAAGCTTAACTATGCGTAGTAAAAAAATGACAGGCGGCCTTGAAAAAGCACCGCATCGCTCCTTACTGTATGCTCTCGGGCTTACACGCGAAGAAATTTCCCGCCCGCTTGTGGGTGTTGTTAACGCAGCCAACGAGGTGGTTCCCGGTCATATTCATCTGGATACCATCGCAAATGCTGTAAAAGCCGGCATCCGTGCTGCTGGCGGTACTCCTATGGAGTTTCCTGCTATCGCGGTATGTGACGGGCTTGCCATGAACCACGAGGGCATGCGCTTCTCACTTCCAAGTCGCGAACTTATCGCAGATTCTATTGAAATCATGGCGACAGCGCATCCGTTTGACGCTCTTGTATTTATCCCGAACTGTGACAAATCCGTTCCGGGTATGCTTATGGCGATGCTGCGTATGAACATTCCGTCCGTTCTTGTTAGTGGTGGACCAATGGCAGCTGGTACAACCAAAGGCGGCGGTGGTGCTGATCTTATCAACGTATTTGAAGGCGTTGGTCAGGTGAAGCTCGGTAAAATGACAGAAGAAGAACTGGAAGATCTTTCCGAGACTGCATGTCCGGGCTGTGGTTCTTGTGCTGGTATGTTTACCGCAAACTCTATGAACTGCCTTTCTGAAACCATCGGTCTTGCGCTGCCGGGTAACGGAACTACTCCAGCAACTTCTGCTGCGCGTGTTCGTCTCGCAAAAACTGCTGGTTTCAAGGTTATGGAACTGCTTGAAAAGAACATTTGTCCGCGTGACATTGTGACAGAAGCCTCTGTTTCGAACGCAATTGCTGCAGACATGGCACTTGGTTGTTCCACTAATACTGTTCTGCACTTACCAGCTGTGTTCCGTGAAGCGAACCTCGATATTTCACTCGAGCTTTTTGATAAGGTCAGCAAAAAAACACCTAACCTCTGTAAGCTTTCTCCAGCAGGTGATCAGTACATTCAGGATCTCCACAGAGCAGGTGGTATCCCAGCTGTTCTTTCCGAGCTGCGTAAAAAAGATGCGCTTAATCTCGACGTAATGACCGTTACAGGTAAAACCCTCGGTGAAAACCTTACTGAAATGAAGGCTGCCAACTGTGACCCGACTGTTATCCGTCCAATCGAAGAACCATATTCAGAAGAAGGTGGTATCGCGATCCTTTACGGTTCCCTTGCTCCTCAAGGCGCAGTTGTTAAACAGTCTGCCGTAGCTCCAGAAATGATGGTACGCACCGCAAACGCACGTGTGTTCAACTCTGAAGAAGAAGCATTCGAAGCCATCATGGGACAGAAAATTAATAAAGATGATGCAGTTATTATCCGCTACGAAGGCCCAAAAGGCGGTCCTGGTATGCGCGAAATGTTGTCACCAACAGCTGCAATTGCCGGTATCGGTCTTGGTGCAGACGTTGCGCTTATCACAGATGGTCGTTTCTCCGGTGGTACCCGTGGGGCCGCAATCGGTCACGTTTCTCCGGAAGCAGCAGATGGCGGCATGATTGCATTCGTGGAAGAAGGTGATCAGATTGAGATTAATATTCCAGAGCGTAAACTGAACTTGCTTGTAGACGAAGCAACCATTGAAGAGCGCAAAAATGGCTGGAAGCCTCTTGAAAAAGAGGTCACTTCTCCGTTGCTCAAGCGCTACAGCCGTATGGTAAAAAGTGCTGCTTCTGGAGCTGTGTATAAATAAGTTTTTGTGAGGTTGCCTTTGGCAGATTTGCCTCCGGCGGCCATGGACTCTCCCAAAACTTTTACTCGCGAGGTAGGTACGTTAATTACGTAATCTCGCGACCTACGCTCCATTACCTTTCAAGAAATGAAAAGGGCTATCCCTCATATAAGGGGTAGCCCTTTTTTTATTTTTAAGTCGATGGTGTTAAGCCGCGTGAAAGATCAATTGACGGGCGTTTCTCGCATAATAATAGTTTTTGGAGATTTTTAAGAACCTTGTTTCAACAGCGGTAGCTGTTCTCGAGGAACGGGAAATTACAGATAGCGACAGTGTAACAGGTTCTTAAAGTCCCGCTGACAAGCGCCGTCAGAGACAAAATAAAAAAGTCTCGTACGAGGGTTGTGTTCGTAAAATGTTCCTAAGAATGTTCATAACCTTATAATTTTGCGCACAAGTTATCTACATGTAATGCACACGCTGTTGATAACTTTGGTAACTTGTTTTTATTTAAAGAATAAATTTGGAAGGTAGGTTGTTAATGGAGCCCAGAAGGTAATGAGCAGAAGGTCAAGAAGCAGCACGGTGAGAAAAGGAACAATTGCCTTAGCGAGTGTTCCTATACGGGTGCGCGCTAGAGAACATGCGACAATGGTGCATACGCCCAGTGGTGGGGTGAGCATGCCGATCGCAAGGTTAACAACGACGATTGCGCCAAGCTGAACTGGATCGATACCGAGTGTCGGGAGCATAGGCACGAGTACTGGAACGAAAAGGATGAGTGCGGCGGTTGTTTCTAAGATTGTCCCTGCGATGAGAAGAAGTAGGTTGATGAGCAACAGGAGGATAATTTTGTTGTCTGTGAGGGACAGAATTGAGGACGCGATGGTCGCAGGGATGTCTTGAATCGCCATGTACCATGAGAAGATGGATGCAGCGCAGATGATAAACATAACGACGCTTGAGGTGATGCTGGCGGAGATGAACAGGGTCGGTAGATCCTTCAGAGTGATCTCTTTGTGGATGAACATGCCGACGAACAAGGCGTAGACAACGGCTACTGCGGCAGACTCTGTAGCTGTGAATACGCCACCAAGGATACCACCAATTATGATGAACGGCGCACCGAGCGCCCAGATTGCTGATGAAAATGCTTTGCCAGCGTAGGTCATGGAGAAGGTGCGTTTGATTGTGCTGTCTTCTGTTTCTGTACGTTTTGCATTCCAGACACAGACACCGATAAGGCTAAGCCCCATGAGGACGCCGGGAAGAATGCCTGCAGCAAATAGTTTTCCGATTGAGGCCCCTGTAAGCACGCCGAAAATGATCATAGGGATTGATGGCGGAATGATAACGCCAATTGAGCCTGCTGCAGCTTGTACTGCTCCGGAAAATGCAGGAGTGTAGCCGCGTCGTACCATGGACGGAATAAGGATTGCGCCCACGGCTGCAGTATCCGCTGCGGCAGAACCCGAGATTCCGGCGAAGAACATGGCAGATACAACGGACACGGCTGCAAGTCCGCCTGAGAGGTGTCCTACGAGGGAGTCTGCAAAGTTAACAATACGCCTGGATATTCCGCCAGCGCCCATAAGTTGGCCTGCGATCATGAATAACGGTACCGCCATGAGTGGGAAAGAATCTGCTCCGGCGTAGAGGCGCTGAGTGATGAGGATCATGTTCATATTACCGTCAATGATGAAAGCGATAACAGCGCTGAGTCCAACGGCGACAGCTATTGGTACGTTCAGGCAGAAGAGAAGAATGAGCATGGTGAAGAGGAGGAATGTCATTTAGTTATATCTCCTCATCGTGTGACATTGTGCAGCCTGTATGTACAGTTTCTGAGAATGAATCCGGTTGTGGTGTGAGTTCTAAGATTTCGAAAAAACATGACAGGGAATGGATGAGCATAATTGCTCCGCTGACAGGGATGGCAAGGAACGGGATCATGCGTGATATGCCTAGAGTTGCAGTGGATTGCAATTTAAGAAATAGGGCAAACTGGAATCCGTACCACATCATGACAAAGAAAAAGACAGAGCTAAGGAGCTGCACGAGCAATGCTGGGTACTTGCGTCCTTTCTCTGAGAGGTTCCGTATCATGAAGTCCAGCCCTATGTGTGCATGGGCTTTAAGCGCAACTGCTGCACCAAAGAATGTAAGTTGAATAAGTAGCACGCGTCCAAGTTCTTCTGACCAGAACAGGGAGTTGTTGAGAACGTAGCGGAAGAAGACCTGTGCGGCGGTGACAATAGCCATAGCCATACCGCATGTACATAAAAGCCAGCGGCAGGCAGTATCCAGGCCATTACTTACAGCCATAACAACAGAGGCGATGGTGCGGAGCATAGATACAGTCCGTTTATTAGAGTAAGTAAAAAGACTATTTTTTCTTTTTTTGCGCGTTATGCGCAATGGGTATTAATGAAAAGAGAGGCCGTGCTGTGCACGGCCTTTCGTTCTTTTATTACTTTGTGGCGTCGAGAAGCTTGTTTAGCAGAGCGCGGGTTTTCGGCTCTTTGTACATGTCCATGTTCTTCATAGGCTTCACTTTCTCGCGAAATGAATTGATATCGGGATGTTCGTCAATGATCATTCCTTTTTCTTTAAGGGTAACGAGGTACTGTGCTTCTTTTTCGCGGTTTACTTTTCGCTGGAAAACAGCAGCATCGTGCATGGCGGTTAAGAACATTGCCTGAGTTTCTTTTGGCAATGATTCGAACCACTGAAGATTGGCAATGTCAATATGAACAGAGTATACATGTCCGGTAAGCGCGAGGTATTTTTGCACTTCGTAAAGTTTGTACTCATCAAATACCCACAGCGGATTTTCCTGACCATCAATGGTGCCCTGCTGGAGTTCTGAATAAATAGGCCAGCCCATTGGAGTAGGGTTTGCATCAAGGGTGCGCCACAATTCTTTGTGGAAAGTGGACTGCATAACGCGAAGCTTCAGCCCTTTTACATCGCTTGCAGAGTGGATAGGACCACGGTTGTTGGAAAGGTTGCGGAAGCCGTTTTCAGAGAAATGCAAGCCTTTAAAACCGGCTTGCTTCAATGAGTCGAGTGCTTCTTTGCCCACTGGGCCGTCGAGAACGCGATCTGCTGTTTCGAAGTCTTTAAAAAGAAATGGAAATGCTACGGCCTTAATTTCTGGAACAAATGTGTCGAAAGGTCCAAGAGTTACAATTGCCATTTGAATTGCACCAAGCTGAACCTGCTGCAAGATTTCTGTTTCTTTCCCAAGTGAACCGGAGTGGTACACCTTAATGGTGTATTCTCCGTTTGAACGCTTGTTAATGAGTTCAGCAAATTTTTCAGCTGCTACGTACTGTGCAGACCCCGGCTTTGTGACAACTGCGAGCTGCACTTGTTTCGCTGCTATTGCTGGAACCGCGAAGCAAACAATCGCGATAACGAGAGCAAAAAATCTTGTAAATTTCATAAGGTCTCCCAGTAACCTTTGATATGTAGAACGTGAGTGTGCCTAGTCGAGATTGTACCATACTGTACGTATTGTATCCAAGACTGAACCGTTAAGGATCGAGCAGGTGTTGTTCTTTTTGCAAAGAAAATGACAAATGGCTGCGTAACGGTAGCCCGTTATTTATTGTAACAGATAAGAATGTCAACTGACCTTTTTTCTACGCTCACTTTTGCAGTAGTGATTGTTGCCGATTGCAGTAATTACCTTGTTTATTAATAGGCTAGTAGGCAGTAATATGTGCTGAACGCTGTTGATTTGTATTAAGCAACTATGTCGCTAGATAGTAATTTGCTTCTGTTAAAGGTGGATAGTTGCACTCTTTTGGTAAATAACTTATCGATTACGATGCTGTTATACTACTGAAGTTGCGAGGAAAACATGAGCCAGATGCCTTTGACTCACAAACGAATCGCCCGAATTCTGGGTGTTTCTGAGACAACAGTTAAAAGTTACAGACGCAAATTTCCAGATTGCATCCCTGTAGCAAGCAAGGGAAAGCCTATTCAGTTTACCGAAGAGGCTCTCGAGGTATGTCGTATAATACGCGACTTATTTAGCTCCGGTCTTTCAGTCGAAGAAACGCACGTGCGTCTTGCCGAGCTTTTTGACTTTATTTCTCCGCCGGCATTTGAGGAGCCTGAGGAAGAAAATGAAGTTGTAGAAGTGGTGTTGCCTGATGACTATAAGCAGGCGATGAGTAGTCTTGCTACGAGCATGGTGAATCTTTCTTTAAAACAGGAACAGATGTTGAAAAAAATGAGTGTGATAGAGTCGCGCTTGCAGCAGCTAGGGCTTGCCGATGTGAGCGCCGCTACCCCGTCATCTGACCCTGTGCTTGCCGAGCTTCAAGCATTAACGGAACGCACTGAAGCTTTGTGGAGTGCCGTTTCGAAATTATCTTCTTCCGATGTTACTTCTGAGCAGGATGGTTCTTGTCAGCAGTTTGATGAGCAGGCCCAGAAAGCCAAAGTGCATCGTCTGGTCCCATTGCGAGAAGTTATTTCGCATGATCCACCACGCAAGATTTTGACTATGCCGCTTCTTATTCAGGAAAGTGAAGGAGTGTACACTCCATTGCATGGACGAGGTAATAGCCGTATTACTTTGAACGACCTACGCGCTTCTTTAATGACTCATTTTGTTGATGAGGATGCTTATACTATCCGTTGGTCAGAAAATAACTCCGGCTGGCAGCTTGATCTGTTGCAGGAACGGGCGCAGGTGCCACATAATATATGTTTGACCATGGCACAGACTTCTACACTGCGCGGTTCTGTGATGGTAATTAAAGATATGACCACAAACGGTCATGAGATTACCCCTGGTGCGCTGCAAGATTTTATTTCTGATGTATACTCTCGGTAGAATGTATTTCTGAATAAAAAAGTTATGATTTTCATGAAGGCTAACCTGTTTTCCAGATTGGCCTTTTTTATTTTATGCAAAAGAGGGCTTGTTGTTCTATGCTTAAAAGCTCTATGAATTAAGCTAGGTAAGACCTGTGGTGCCAAGATGTACTCTAGTTTTGAATGGTGGTAATGCAACAGTGTATTAGCGTATTCTAATTATAACATGTAGTATGTAATATACCATTCTGATTAAGAATAACGGGGTATTGAGATGGGACAAGTTTTAGCTATTTGTGTGAGCAAGAAAAAGGGCGAACAGAAAAAGCCTGTATATTCTGCAATACTTATCGAAGAGCATGGAATCGAAGGTGATGCGCATGCAGGCAGTGGCAGACAGGTTAGTTTGCTTGCTGTTGAGAGCGTGGATAAAATGCGCCATAAATTGCCTACATTGAAAGCTGGTGATTTTGCAGAAAACTTACTTGTAAGCGGATTTCCAATTACTTTTTTACGCGTAGGGCAACAGTTTTCCATTGGTTCCACCTTACTTGAGCTGACACAGATTGGGAAGAAGTGTCATTCGAAATGTGAAATTCATAAGGCTGTTGGTTTCTGTGTGATGCCAACTGAGGGGATTTTTGCACGAGTCCTTAAGGGCGGTGAGATTAAGACAGGTGATGAAATAGCTCTTATATCGTAACAAATTCATTGTGACCCGTAGGCTATAGCACGGCTGTTTTTTTTAAAGGAACAGCCGTTTTTTATTACATGAAATGTATTGAAGTCTAAGCCGAAATGCTACGTTATCACTAAGGGTATTCACAGTTAAAAGTCATGGGATATTCCTAATACCTTTCTACTGAGAAAGTTTTTTAGGCCGCCGGCGGCAAATGTCGCAGACATAAGAGCGCCGCATACTCCCCGGAGGTATAGGGTCGGGCAAAAAAAAGCCGCAGTTACTGCGGCTTTTTTTATTTCTATATTCAATACCGGCTTAGTAGCGGTAGTGATCAGCTTTGAAAGGAC includes:
- the ftsE gene encoding cell division ATP-binding protein FtsE, producing MLTVTNLSHNFGSYWALKNCTFSLNKGEFLFLTGSSGAGKTTLLRLLYASLPVMRGSATVAGYNLKSLPARKIPDLRRQVSVVFQDFKILPYRTVYQNIAMALEVRGFSKVHIDRRVRAVVRGLGLESRINMMCGELSGGEQQRVAVARSVVVNPKILLADEPTGNLDEELAARMIGIFKQFHMHGTTVVLATHSSDIVRMHPEARQLRLEHGKIVAANWRGAEIFSDSIAEVHS
- a CDS encoding tetratricopeptide repeat protein; this encodes MTTKEFASIEEYIAFLHKEIDENPECANHHYNLGVALLSARDWSGAEAAFLECIRNSSRFAEAYIQLGGICMQRNDLEGCMQYNKEAAQCRAKFPVPWANMAFVHLQQGEAEEAIKCAKKALRWDPDFVQAQATIASAHYMLGELDDSEKVSKKAIASYPTFAPAYNNLALVALERGDFDVAIENVDKAIELGFEVDPNFLAELAPHRA
- a CDS encoding ferredoxin gives rise to the protein MGYNVTVDTDKCTGDAECVDVCPVEVFEMQDGKAEPVNADECLGCESCVEVCEADAIVVEEM
- a CDS encoding MerR family transcriptional regulator: MSQMPLTHKRIARILGVSETTVKSYRRKFPDCIPVASKGKPIQFTEEALEVCRIIRDLFSSGLSVEETHVRLAELFDFISPPAFEEPEEENEVVEVVLPDDYKQAMSSLATSMVNLSLKQEQMLKKMSVIESRLQQLGLADVSAATPSSDPVLAELQALTERTEALWSAVSKLSSSDVTSEQDGSCQQFDEQAQKAKVHRLVPLREVISHDPPRKILTMPLLIQESEGVYTPLHGRGNSRITLNDLRASLMTHFVDEDAYTIRWSENNSGWQLDLLQERAQVPHNICLTMAQTSTLRGSVMVIKDMTTNGHEITPGALQDFISDVYSR
- the ilvD gene encoding dihydroxy-acid dehydratase, with protein sequence MRSKKMTGGLEKAPHRSLLYALGLTREEISRPLVGVVNAANEVVPGHIHLDTIANAVKAGIRAAGGTPMEFPAIAVCDGLAMNHEGMRFSLPSRELIADSIEIMATAHPFDALVFIPNCDKSVPGMLMAMLRMNIPSVLVSGGPMAAGTTKGGGGADLINVFEGVGQVKLGKMTEEELEDLSETACPGCGSCAGMFTANSMNCLSETIGLALPGNGTTPATSAARVRLAKTAGFKVMELLEKNICPRDIVTEASVSNAIAADMALGCSTNTVLHLPAVFREANLDISLELFDKVSKKTPNLCKLSPAGDQYIQDLHRAGGIPAVLSELRKKDALNLDVMTVTGKTLGENLTEMKAANCDPTVIRPIEEPYSEEGGIAILYGSLAPQGAVVKQSAVAPEMMVRTANARVFNSEEEAFEAIMGQKINKDDAVIIRYEGPKGGPGMREMLSPTAAIAGIGLGADVALITDGRFSGGTRGAAIGHVSPEAADGGMIAFVEEGDQIEINIPERKLNLLVDEATIEERKNGWKPLEKEVTSPLLKRYSRMVKSAASGAVYK
- a CDS encoding cell division protein FtsX, yielding MSVFFKLVGQGFRDVALHPWAQLMTLLAVTFITFLAGLMLLGVGNLDNELRVTRGEIAFQLYWKEDASSRQVKAAWDTLRGMDGVMEVLTYTPEEALKDLSSTFPKGNSGLLLADNSPLPYTAVIKFAHRSGDLSRWKNTTLAELQRLPEVETVRSSSLKDEVSRAWQKFSSSVTVPVLVFLVLILSIAVGNTMKLSLISRQDEIEILKLVGAKNWYIRTPLLVGGALLGSVGGMLGILGLYATWWNLKDTFNFAPLHWELQFLPVDQALLLVLIPMCVGCISSWVAVRN
- a CDS encoding TRAP transporter small permease, encoding MLRTIASVVMAVSNGLDTACRWLLCTCGMAMAIVTAAQVFFRYVLNNSLFWSEELGRVLLIQLTFFGAAVALKAHAHIGLDFMIRNLSEKGRKYPALLVQLLSSVFFFVMMWYGFQFALFLKLQSTATLGISRMIPFLAIPVSGAIMLIHSLSCFFEILELTPQPDSFSETVHTGCTMSHDEEI
- a CDS encoding TRAP transporter substrate-binding protein; the encoded protein is MKFTRFFALVIAIVCFAVPAIAAKQVQLAVVTKPGSAQYVAAEKFAELINKRSNGEYTIKVYHSGSLGKETEILQQVQLGAIQMAIVTLGPFDTFVPEIKAVAFPFLFKDFETADRVLDGPVGKEALDSLKQAGFKGLHFSENGFRNLSNNRGPIHSASDVKGLKLRVMQSTFHKELWRTLDANPTPMGWPIYSELQQGTIDGQENPLWVFDEYKLYEVQKYLALTGHVYSVHIDIANLQWFESLPKETQAMFLTAMHDAAVFQRKVNREKEAQYLVTLKEKGMIIDEHPDINSFREKVKPMKNMDMYKEPKTRALLNKLLDATK
- a CDS encoding MOSC domain-containing protein — translated: MGQVLAICVSKKKGEQKKPVYSAILIEEHGIEGDAHAGSGRQVSLLAVESVDKMRHKLPTLKAGDFAENLLVSGFPITFLRVGQQFSIGSTLLELTQIGKKCHSKCEIHKAVGFCVMPTEGIFARVLKGGEIKTGDEIALIS
- a CDS encoding YkgJ family cysteine cluster protein encodes the protein MKLDFSEFFAQYEALVAEVDSVFNRVADMHGDCINCGSGCSDCCHALFDVSLIEALYINHKFLERYPFGEERSNIIEAANTVDRKIYKRKRQLYRDSMKGSEPRELLEAMAKERVRCPLLNSEDKCTMYDIRPITCRLYGIPTNIGGKAHTCGLSKFEPGKPYPTVSLDVIQDRLAKISLELCKSIKSNYKELPGVFVPVSMALITNYDEEYLGLKEPKKKGA
- a CDS encoding TRAP transporter large permease, yielding MTFLLFTMLILLFCLNVPIAVAVGLSAVIAFIIDGNMNMILITQRLYAGADSFPLMAVPLFMIAGQLMGAGGISRRIVNFADSLVGHLSGGLAAVSVVSAMFFAGISGSAAADTAAVGAILIPSMVRRGYTPAFSGAVQAAAGSIGVIIPPSIPMIIFGVLTGASIGKLFAAGILPGVLMGLSLIGVCVWNAKRTETEDSTIKRTFSMTYAGKAFSSAIWALGAPFIIIGGILGGVFTATESAAVAVVYALFVGMFIHKEITLKDLPTLFISASITSSVVMFIICAASIFSWYMAIQDIPATIASSILSLTDNKIILLLLINLLLLIAGTILETTAALILFVPVLVPMLPTLGIDPVQLGAIVVVNLAIGMLTPPLGVCTIVACSLARTRIGTLAKAIVPFLTVLLLDLLLITFWAPLTTYLPNLFFK